The genomic region TACCAAAAAGATCTAACTGAAACGTTGAAATTGCACATTTCTTCCACATATGCACCGGCAATGGATCTGGATTCTGAGAATTCCAGGGCTATATCTACCGTTGATTTTTCCAGCGGTTCGGGTCGTATTATAGATTTTAGAGAGCTAGACCTTAGTGATACTCAGTTTGAATTTCCTTCTAAACTTAGCATCGGTGCTGGTCTGGGTGAGGAAAATAAATGGTTTATCGGGGCAGAGTATGCCAGCGTAGGGTCTTCTTCTTATGAAGATAGCTTTAGTTTTAGAGGAGATAATGGGGATTATCAAGATGCTTCACAATTTTCGCTTGGAGGATTTTATATTCCGCAATACAATTCGTTCTCAAGTTACTTTGAGCGAATGGTTTACAGGGCTGGATTCAGGTTTGATGAGACTGGTTTAATAGTAAATGAAGAGCCTATAAATGAGTTTGGCATATCTTTTGGACTAGGTTTGCCAGTTGGATCAAACTTCTCCAACATTAATCTTGGAATCGAGCTTGGACAAAGAGGTACCAAAGATTCTGGATTAATTCAGGAGAACTTTTTAAGACTGTCAATAGGACTTTCTTTAAACGATAAATGGTTCACAAAAAGAAAATTTGATTAACCACTACAATAAACAATAAAATGAAAAAAAGATTTATAGCACTACTAACGATTGCTTTGTCAGGTCTTGGAACGGTAAACGCTCAATCTGGGGATTGTGCGACAATGGCTGCACTTGCTTATGATGATGCAAAAGCGAAAAA from Gramella sp. MT6 harbors:
- a CDS encoding outer membrane protein transport protein, with protein sequence MIKRFIVIVALFSAFIAEAQENVSSPYSYYGIGLTNFKGTVENRSMGGLSIFADSIHINMQNPAGYGRLKLTNYAVGASHDRISLETDSDSDNAKITSLDYLSLAFPVSDKVGIGVGVLPYTSVGYRILDMEEGSASLLNGRGGMNKVFLSAGWAVTKDLSIGVDANYNFGNFQNSQSINREDLQYGTTDVNRSDIKGFTFNFGANYQKDLTETLKLHISSTYAPAMDLDSENSRAISTVDFSSGSGRIIDFRELDLSDTQFEFPSKLSIGAGLGEENKWFIGAEYASVGSSSYEDSFSFRGDNGDYQDASQFSLGGFYIPQYNSFSSYFERMVYRAGFRFDETGLIVNEEPINEFGISFGLGLPVGSNFSNINLGIELGQRGTKDSGLIQENFLRLSIGLSLNDKWFTKRKFD